A single window of Methylacidimicrobium sp. AP8 DNA harbors:
- a CDS encoding NADP-dependent oxidoreductase: MSLRNRQVILVRRPEGALRTEDFLIVATELSEELAPGEILVRHLFVSVDPYQRLLAGGGETFTRPVAIGEPMPGWAVGEVVASRDPKLFPGDKVVTYLGWQLFGICRGAEVRKVSGRLPLPAYLGVAGMPGVTAFLGIFDIGRPRAGETVAVSAAAGAVGGIAGQLARMHACHVVGIAGGAAKCRHIVEDLGFAAAVDYKAAEFPAELRRATPEGIDVYFDSVGGAVLEAVLPLLNPFARIVLCGHIATYDRPESPLPKGWEFLLSRRVRLQGFIVGDRLDRWPEALARLERWAADGKLRYKETVVEGLENAPRALGDLLHGKSLGKLLVAL; encoded by the coding sequence ATGAGCCTCCGGAATCGACAGGTGATTCTAGTGCGAAGGCCGGAGGGGGCCTTGCGGACCGAAGATTTTCTGATCGTTGCGACCGAACTCTCGGAGGAGCTGGCTCCGGGCGAGATCTTGGTTCGCCATCTCTTCGTCTCGGTCGATCCCTATCAACGGCTGCTGGCGGGCGGCGGGGAGACCTTTACCCGGCCGGTCGCCATCGGGGAGCCGATGCCCGGTTGGGCGGTCGGAGAAGTGGTCGCTTCCCGGGACCCGAAGCTTTTCCCGGGCGATAAGGTGGTGACCTATCTCGGTTGGCAGCTCTTCGGCATCTGCCGCGGCGCGGAGGTACGAAAGGTGAGCGGGCGTTTGCCGCTCCCGGCCTACCTCGGAGTCGCCGGAATGCCCGGGGTGACGGCCTTCCTCGGCATCTTCGATATCGGCCGTCCCCGGGCGGGAGAGACGGTCGCCGTCTCCGCGGCGGCGGGGGCGGTGGGCGGCATCGCGGGCCAGCTCGCCCGGATGCACGCTTGCCACGTGGTCGGGATCGCCGGAGGGGCGGCCAAGTGCCGGCATATCGTGGAAGACCTGGGTTTCGCGGCGGCGGTCGACTATAAAGCGGCCGAGTTTCCCGCCGAGCTCCGCCGCGCGACTCCGGAGGGGATCGACGTCTACTTCGATAGCGTGGGAGGAGCGGTTCTCGAAGCGGTGTTGCCGCTCCTCAATCCTTTTGCGCGCATCGTCCTCTGCGGCCACATCGCCACCTACGACCGGCCGGAAAGCCCTCTGCCGAAGGGATGGGAGTTTCTGCTCTCGCGCCGGGTCCGGCTCCAGGGATTTATCGTCGGCGATCGGCTCGATCGCTGGCCGGAAGCCCTGGCCCGGCTCGAGCGATGGGCGGCCGACGGGAAGCTCCGCTACAAGGAGACCGTCGTGGAGGGGCTCGAAAACGCCCCGCGGGCGCTCGGCGACCTGCTTCACGGGAAGTCCTTGGGAAAGCTGCTCGTTGCTCTATAG
- a CDS encoding M20/M25/M40 family metallo-hydrolase: MPPLRKVSESFFRQCVDRPTRVTRLLLHRALQAGGGAAAFLFDTAGAIRQNRISVPTTVSSSLDWGRLGAEALEILQAYVRIPSVNPPADTTKTADFLRQVLEENGVPARVYASGPIARNVLARLPGRDPSRKPLLLLNHMDVVPADASRWKVPPFAAAVHDGFLWGRGTLDMKGLGIQQLMAFLALKRAGIVPPRPILFLATADEESGGRAGIRWMIENHWDVLDPEYVLDESGFGTRDLFASPKLVLTVQVGDKQPVWLRLAATGRPGHGSIPTGNDAPAILLRAIGRILERKEADRPPAVVEAMVARVGAPLAPHPFTDSIRRNTVALTSLSAGVGTPPKINVIPSSAEATLDCRLLPGVDPQEFLSSIRTLVQDLPVTIELANELADPAPPSRWDTPLFAAIERTVAAHYPEAVVTPLLSSGFTDSRYLRQKGAVGYGFMPMILDSETAWSAHSDSERIPIAEFQRGIRVLFDLLQEDF, from the coding sequence TTGCCTCCGTTACGAAAGGTTTCGGAATCTTTTTTTCGGCAGTGCGTCGATCGCCCGACCCGCGTCACCCGGCTCCTCCTGCACCGGGCTCTGCAAGCCGGCGGAGGCGCAGCCGCTTTCCTCTTTGACACCGCAGGAGCAATCCGGCAAAACCGGATCAGCGTGCCGACAACCGTTTCTTCCTCCCTCGACTGGGGCCGCCTGGGCGCGGAAGCATTGGAGATCCTGCAGGCGTACGTTCGTATTCCCTCGGTCAATCCGCCGGCCGACACGACGAAGACGGCGGACTTCCTGCGGCAGGTGCTGGAGGAAAACGGCGTTCCCGCCCGGGTTTATGCCAGCGGTCCGATCGCGCGCAACGTCCTGGCCCGCCTTCCGGGCCGCGATCCCTCGCGAAAGCCCCTCCTCCTGCTCAACCATATGGACGTGGTGCCCGCGGACGCTTCCCGATGGAAGGTCCCCCCGTTTGCGGCCGCGGTTCATGATGGTTTCCTCTGGGGTCGGGGCACGCTCGACATGAAGGGACTGGGGATCCAGCAGCTCATGGCCTTCCTGGCGCTCAAGCGGGCCGGGATCGTGCCTCCGCGGCCGATCCTCTTTCTGGCCACGGCGGACGAGGAGAGCGGAGGCCGGGCGGGCATCCGCTGGATGATCGAGAACCATTGGGATGTGCTCGATCCCGAATATGTGCTCGACGAGTCGGGATTCGGCACCCGCGATCTTTTCGCTTCCCCCAAGCTGGTCTTGACGGTGCAGGTGGGGGACAAGCAACCGGTTTGGCTGCGGCTCGCCGCGACCGGCCGGCCTGGGCACGGCTCGATCCCCACTGGGAACGACGCCCCGGCGATCCTCCTACGCGCAATCGGAAGGATCCTCGAGCGAAAGGAAGCCGACCGGCCTCCCGCGGTGGTGGAGGCGATGGTCGCCCGAGTCGGAGCTCCTCTCGCTCCCCATCCCTTCACCGACTCGATCCGGCGCAACACGGTCGCCTTGACCAGCCTTTCGGCCGGGGTCGGCACCCCCCCGAAGATCAACGTGATCCCCTCGTCCGCCGAGGCGACCTTAGACTGCCGCCTCCTTCCCGGAGTCGATCCCCAGGAGTTCCTCTCCTCGATCCGAACGCTGGTGCAGGATCTCCCGGTCACCATCGAGCTCGCCAACGAGCTGGCCGATCCCGCGCCTCCGAGCCGTTGGGACACCCCGCTCTTCGCCGCGATCGAGCGGACGGTCGCGGCGCACTATCCGGAGGCGGTGGTCACCCCGCTGCTTAGCTCGGGCTTCACCGACTCCCGTTACCTGCGTCAGAAGGGTGCGGTCGGTTACGGGTTCATGCCGATGATCCTGGACTCGGAGACCGCTTGGAGCGCCCATTCCGATTCGGAACGGATCCCCATAGCCGAGTTCCAGCGCGGGATTCGGGTTCTTTTCGACCTGTTGCAGGAGGATTTTTAG
- a CDS encoding HAD family hydrolase, with translation MSRAIGTILLDWSGTLVDDLRFAHRAANQVLALYRKPTMTLEEFRERFFLPLRDFYRTILPEVPLETLDRFYHAAFRFFRPRIPLLPHAVDFLEFCRAKGLRMILLSTIQKDHFLDQARRHGILGYFSQIHTEVTDKRVALSRLREEMGLAPQEAIFLGDMVHDIEAAHAAGILSGALLTGYDTRAKLEAARPSFLFADLAEARSFLEERRETKGG, from the coding sequence ATGAGCCGGGCCATCGGCACGATCCTGCTCGACTGGTCGGGCACCCTAGTCGACGATCTTCGCTTCGCCCATCGGGCGGCCAACCAGGTGCTCGCCCTCTACCGGAAGCCTACGATGACGCTGGAGGAGTTCCGGGAGCGCTTCTTTCTCCCGCTGCGCGACTTCTACCGGACGATTCTTCCGGAAGTCCCCTTGGAGACCCTCGATCGCTTCTATCACGCCGCCTTCCGTTTCTTCCGCCCGCGGATTCCTCTTTTGCCCCACGCCGTCGACTTCCTCGAGTTTTGTCGTGCCAAGGGCCTGCGGATGATCCTTTTGAGCACGATTCAAAAGGACCATTTCCTCGATCAGGCCCGACGGCACGGGATCCTCGGCTATTTCTCCCAAATCCATACGGAGGTCACCGACAAGCGCGTTGCGCTTTCCCGGCTGCGGGAGGAGATGGGGTTGGCGCCGCAAGAGGCGATCTTTTTGGGCGACATGGTCCACGACATCGAAGCGGCGCATGCGGCAGGCATTCTTTCCGGCGCCCTCCTGACCGGCTACGACACCCGCGCCAAGCTCGAGGCGGCGCGCCCGAGCTTTCTCTTCGCAGATCTGGCCGAAGCTCGGAGCTTCCTGGAAGAGAGGCGGGAGACAAAAGGCGGCTAG
- a CDS encoding glycerol kinase GlpK, producing MDYILALDQGTTSSRALLLDRKGRIAGQAMRPVSLLTPKPEWVEQSPELLWRSLEEAACEALERAGAVPRRIAGIGIANQRETFLLWDRQSLEPVGNAIVWQDRRSTALCDRLRKAGWEEPIGMKTGLRLNPYFSGTKLLWLWENLPVLSGRRDRLRFGTVDSWLLAKLTGGKVHATEESNASRTLLYNIHEHRWDADLLALFQTPPSLLPEVLPSAGPFGKGAGFWEGIPILAVLGDQQASLYGQLCWGPGSFKTTYGTGAFSLMNLGSRPPTAAEGLLVSSGWRLEGETTYVLEGCVFAAGAAVGWLVDGLRLAPGVEQAEALARQASETEGLVFVPALTGLGSPYWDPSAEGLLIGITRRTRPSHIARAVWEGIAHQVCDVIEAMARAGGAPLHQMKVDGGAARSDLLLQIQADLLGFSVVRSGCREATALGVGLLAGREAGFFATPEERSGFGRIERIFSPLLDARERRRKREAWKDAVGRTRGWRR from the coding sequence ATGGACTACATTCTCGCTCTCGACCAGGGAACAACGAGCTCCCGGGCGCTGCTTCTGGATCGGAAGGGGCGGATCGCCGGGCAGGCGATGCGGCCGGTTTCCCTCCTGACGCCGAAGCCCGAATGGGTCGAGCAGAGTCCCGAGCTGCTCTGGCGATCGCTGGAGGAAGCGGCGTGCGAGGCCCTCGAACGCGCGGGTGCCGTGCCCCGCCGGATCGCAGGCATCGGCATTGCGAATCAGCGGGAGACCTTCCTGCTCTGGGACCGACAGAGCCTCGAACCGGTGGGAAACGCCATCGTGTGGCAGGACCGTCGATCGACGGCTCTCTGCGACCGGCTCCGGAAGGCGGGTTGGGAAGAGCCGATCGGGATGAAGACCGGGCTCCGCCTAAACCCTTATTTCTCGGGGACCAAGCTCCTCTGGCTCTGGGAAAACCTTCCGGTGCTTTCCGGCAGGCGCGATCGCCTCCGCTTCGGCACCGTGGACAGCTGGCTTCTCGCCAAGCTGACCGGCGGAAAGGTCCATGCCACCGAGGAGTCGAACGCTTCGCGGACTCTCCTGTATAACATCCACGAACACCGGTGGGACGCCGATCTGCTCGCCCTCTTCCAGACTCCTCCCTCGCTGCTACCGGAGGTGCTACCCTCGGCCGGACCCTTCGGGAAAGGAGCGGGCTTTTGGGAGGGAATTCCGATCCTGGCGGTCCTGGGCGACCAGCAGGCTTCGCTCTACGGCCAGCTCTGCTGGGGACCGGGAAGCTTCAAGACGACCTACGGCACCGGGGCTTTCTCGCTGATGAACCTGGGCAGCCGGCCCCCGACGGCGGCGGAAGGCTTGCTGGTCTCTTCCGGATGGCGCCTCGAAGGGGAGACGACCTACGTGCTCGAAGGCTGCGTCTTCGCCGCCGGGGCGGCCGTCGGATGGCTGGTGGACGGTCTGCGGCTGGCGCCGGGCGTCGAGCAGGCCGAAGCCTTGGCGAGGCAGGCCTCCGAAACCGAGGGGCTCGTCTTCGTACCGGCCCTCACCGGGCTCGGGAGTCCGTATTGGGATCCCTCGGCCGAAGGACTTTTGATCGGAATCACCCGCAGGACCCGGCCCTCGCACATCGCCCGGGCGGTGTGGGAAGGAATCGCTCACCAGGTTTGCGACGTGATCGAGGCGATGGCCCGGGCGGGCGGAGCTCCGCTGCACCAAATGAAGGTCGACGGGGGTGCCGCGCGAAGCGATCTGCTCCTCCAGATCCAAGCTGACCTGCTCGGATTCTCGGTGGTGCGCTCCGGTTGCCGCGAGGCCACCGCCCTGGGGGTCGGGCTCCTAGCGGGACGGGAAGCGGGCTTCTTCGCCACACCCGAAGAGCGGAGCGGCTTCGGCCGGATCGAGCGGATCTTCTCCCCACTCCTCGATGCGCGGGAACGGCGCCGCAAGCGGGAAGCGTGGAAGGACGCGGTCGGTCGAACGCGAGGGTGGCGGCGATAG
- a CDS encoding HNH endonuclease domain-containing protein, which translates to MRPALLASVLLLAVACSAVAEPPILPDPQLTPGDTFPVSRSDVCTPGYAKKVRDVPWEEKREVLRRYGIPLADRRDYEIDHLIPLSLGGSNSIRNLWPQSRKTQPWNARKKDFLEDRLHKLVCSGKVDLAEAQKAIATDWIEAYRKYIGEDGGRPKKEDRAARSSATPPGRGARVWVNTRSGTYWKAGSSFYGKTKRGHYMTEEEAKAKGFHPAHGTGE; encoded by the coding sequence ATGCGTCCGGCGCTCCTTGCATCGGTCCTCCTGCTCGCGGTCGCTTGCTCGGCGGTCGCCGAGCCGCCGATCCTGCCCGATCCCCAGCTGACCCCGGGGGATACCTTTCCGGTGAGCCGATCCGACGTTTGCACCCCGGGCTACGCCAAGAAGGTCCGGGATGTCCCGTGGGAGGAGAAACGCGAGGTGCTCCGCCGCTACGGAATTCCCCTGGCGGACCGGCGGGATTATGAGATCGATCATTTGATCCCGCTCTCGCTGGGTGGCTCCAACTCGATTCGGAATCTCTGGCCGCAGTCCCGGAAGACCCAGCCGTGGAATGCCCGGAAGAAAGACTTCTTGGAAGACCGGCTCCACAAGCTTGTCTGCTCCGGAAAGGTCGACTTGGCGGAAGCCCAGAAGGCGATCGCGACCGACTGGATCGAAGCCTACCGGAAATACATCGGCGAGGACGGCGGACGGCCGAAAAAGGAGGATAGGGCGGCCCGGTCATCGGCAACGCCACCCGGCAGAGGGGCCCGGGTCTGGGTGAACACGCGCTCCGGGACCTACTGGAAGGCCGGTTCCTCCTTTTACGGCAAGACCAAGCGCGGGCACTATATGACCGAGGAGGAGGCTAAGGCGAAGGGCTTCCATCCCGCCCATGGCACAGGCGAATAG
- a CDS encoding methylated-DNA--[protein]-cysteine S-methyltransferase produces the protein MPFERGSRSADDRPLDEKAARTAARFRDGGVGMRFAVGTCSLGFILVAASPCGVTAIFLGDAPDALSDELRRRFPEERPIAGGEAFGRLFAEVVGFIEEPSRGLDLPLDVRGTAFQRRVWQALRAIPPGVRVSYREIARRIGAPRAARAVARACAANPLAVAIPCHRVVRTDGELSGYHWGAARKEALLRREIGLRSGREHPGARALASRPRRKRDSRFDRPGC, from the coding sequence ATGCCTTTCGAACGCGGCTCCCGCTCGGCCGACGACCGGCCGCTCGACGAGAAGGCGGCCCGGACCGCAGCGCGCTTCCGCGACGGCGGCGTCGGGATGCGTTTTGCCGTGGGCACCTGCTCGCTAGGGTTCATCCTGGTGGCCGCGAGCCCTTGCGGGGTTACGGCCATCTTCCTTGGGGATGCTCCGGATGCGCTTTCCGATGAGCTGCGACGCCGCTTCCCGGAGGAGCGGCCCATCGCCGGGGGTGAGGCCTTCGGCCGACTGTTCGCGGAGGTTGTGGGGTTCATCGAGGAGCCGAGCCGAGGCCTCGATCTCCCCTTGGACGTCCGCGGCACCGCCTTCCAGCGGCGGGTTTGGCAAGCGCTGAGGGCAATTCCGCCCGGAGTCCGGGTAAGCTATCGCGAGATCGCCCGGCGCATCGGCGCCCCCCGAGCGGCACGCGCGGTGGCTCGCGCCTGCGCGGCCAATCCTTTGGCTGTTGCGATCCCCTGCCACCGTGTCGTGAGGACGGACGGCGAGCTGTCCGGCTACCACTGGGGTGCCGCGCGCAAGGAAGCGCTCCTGCGGCGCGAAATTGGGCTCCGATCGGGTCGAGAACATCCGGGAGCGCGCGCGCTTGCTTCGCGACCGCGGCGCAAGCGCGATTCCCGGTTCGATCGCCCCGGTTGTTGA
- a CDS encoding class I SAM-dependent methyltransferase: MNHLPPTAGRRLVRLSALSAFLLLGSATILPGEAPSAPETGSKALHGYHHSFHDVGKYARLFESKERDKWQKPDRVIEALALRPGASVADIGAGTGYFTRRFSRAVGERGVVYAIDSEPAMADYLRKEVAKKGLKNVRVELVPPGDPGLKPQSVDLIFFCVVLHHIDNRIEYLRKLAPALRPGGRIALIDFNPTSPVGPPPAHRILEKEAEDEFRQAGYRLVEKHDFLPYQYFLEFVPER; encoded by the coding sequence ATGAATCATTTGCCTCCGACGGCGGGCCGGCGGCTCGTCCGGTTATCCGCATTATCCGCATTTCTTCTGCTGGGGAGCGCGACGATCCTTCCCGGAGAGGCGCCGAGCGCGCCGGAAACAGGATCGAAGGCCCTGCACGGGTATCACCACAGCTTTCACGACGTGGGGAAGTATGCCCGGCTCTTCGAGTCCAAGGAGAGAGACAAGTGGCAAAAGCCCGATCGGGTGATCGAGGCGCTCGCGCTCCGGCCCGGGGCATCCGTTGCGGATATCGGCGCCGGGACGGGCTATTTCACCCGGAGGTTTTCCCGGGCGGTCGGGGAGAGAGGGGTGGTTTACGCGATCGACTCCGAGCCCGCCATGGCCGACTACCTGCGCAAGGAAGTCGCGAAGAAAGGCCTCAAGAACGTAAGGGTCGAGCTGGTTCCGCCGGGCGACCCGGGCCTCAAGCCGCAATCGGTCGACCTGATCTTTTTCTGCGTCGTTCTCCACCACATCGACAACCGGATCGAATATCTCCGGAAGCTGGCGCCGGCTCTTCGTCCGGGGGGGAGAATCGCCCTGATCGACTTCAACCCGACCTCGCCCGTGGGACCGCCTCCGGCGCATCGGATCCTGGAGAAGGAAGCCGAGGATGAGTTCCGGCAAGCCGGCTACCGTCTTGTGGAGAAGCACGACTTCCTCCCGTATCAATACTTCCTCGAGTTTGTCCCCGAGCGGTAG
- a CDS encoding cation diffusion facilitator family transporter, which translates to MDDPSSARLGGRPRAHLREASGFAHAPQPMTVHGHGHSHGSIDPAIAASEQGVRAVQWSFCVLLVTAAVQFGIVLLSGSVALLADAIHNIGDAATALPLVAAFRLARRKPTPRFPYGLGRAEDLAGLAIVAIILLSALVSGYEAARRLLHPKPLAGAGWVAAAGVAGFLGNELVALYRIRVGRRIQSAALIADGYHARTDGLTSLAVVLGAIGAALGFPVADPLIGLAITAAILGILWQAAGVVLLRMLDGVEPEVVEAIRYAADHTTSVCRLLDVRARWIGHRLAVELDLGMDGNPTLREAERVSAAVERDLRAHLPALGSARIRVRPCGDG; encoded by the coding sequence ATGGACGATCCTTCCTCCGCCCGTTTGGGCGGTCGACCGCGCGCGCATCTGCGGGAGGCGTCCGGATTTGCCCACGCGCCTCAGCCCATGACGGTCCACGGTCACGGCCACTCGCACGGGAGCATCGATCCGGCGATCGCTGCATCCGAACAGGGAGTCCGGGCGGTGCAATGGTCTTTTTGCGTGCTGCTGGTCACCGCCGCGGTGCAGTTCGGGATCGTCCTCCTCTCGGGCAGCGTAGCCCTCCTCGCCGATGCGATCCACAATATCGGGGACGCGGCGACCGCGCTTCCCCTCGTGGCCGCCTTCCGGCTGGCCCGGCGCAAGCCGACGCCGCGCTTCCCCTACGGGCTCGGCCGGGCGGAAGATCTGGCGGGCTTGGCGATTGTCGCCATCATCCTTTTGAGCGCGCTCGTTTCCGGCTACGAGGCGGCCCGGCGGCTCCTGCACCCTAAGCCGCTCGCGGGCGCCGGCTGGGTGGCCGCCGCCGGCGTGGCGGGTTTTCTCGGCAACGAGCTCGTCGCTCTCTACCGAATCCGTGTGGGGCGGCGGATCCAGAGCGCAGCCTTGATTGCGGACGGCTATCACGCCCGCACCGACGGGCTGACGAGCTTGGCTGTGGTGTTGGGCGCCATCGGTGCTGCGCTCGGATTTCCGGTTGCCGATCCGCTGATCGGCCTGGCGATCACCGCAGCCATCCTGGGCATCCTCTGGCAGGCGGCCGGCGTGGTGCTTTTGCGGATGCTCGACGGGGTCGAGCCGGAAGTGGTCGAGGCGATCCGCTACGCCGCCGACCATACCACGTCCGTGTGTCGGCTGCTTGACGTCCGGGCTCGCTGGATCGGCCATCGGCTGGCGGTCGAGCTCGACCTGGGGATGGACGGGAACCCCACTCTCCGGGAGGCCGAGCGGGTTTCCGCGGCCGTGGAGCGGGATCTGCGCGCCCATCTCCCGGCTCTCGGGTCCGCGAGGATCCGGGTCCGGCCGTGCGGCGACGGGTAG
- a CDS encoding VOC family protein: MKIALLHHAALPVTDLERSKAFYREILGLQEVPRAPFPFPGAWFALPGGQRIHLIVSPGQTMRTGKGIDSRDGHIALRVASYRETLEELRAKGYSPEAADELHRIKVDPHSVAGFPQLYLLDPDRNLIEINAEKLDL, translated from the coding sequence ATGAAGATCGCCCTGCTCCACCACGCGGCCCTTCCGGTCACCGACCTGGAACGATCGAAGGCCTTCTACCGGGAGATCCTGGGACTCCAGGAAGTACCCCGCGCCCCTTTCCCTTTTCCGGGAGCCTGGTTCGCCCTTCCGGGCGGCCAGCGGATCCATCTGATCGTTTCCCCCGGTCAAACCATGCGTACCGGCAAGGGGATCGACTCGCGGGACGGACACATCGCGCTTCGGGTCGCCAGCTACCGGGAAACCCTCGAGGAGCTACGGGCGAAAGGCTACAGCCCCGAGGCGGCCGACGAGCTTCACCGGATCAAGGTCGATCCCCATTCGGTCGCGGGCTTTCCGCAGCTCTACCTTCTCGATCCCGACCGGAACTTGATCGAGATCAACGCCGAGAAGCTCGATTTATAG
- a CDS encoding rhodanese-like domain-containing protein, whose amino-acid sequence MALRISVPSRLLFLHLYSPFLLCFFWAAASLRAEGNEIRIGPHDPWTRSDILLPEEFLAQKGSGSSSYLVCHVGFRFLYMAGHIPGAIYVGAGKDSDGIEALRNAVSALPRDRRILLYCGCCPLDVCPNLRPAFQTVRKLGFANAKILYLPHDFAEDWIRKGYPTEKGR is encoded by the coding sequence ATGGCTCTCCGGATTTCCGTTCCGTCTCGACTCCTCTTCCTTCATCTCTACTCCCCTTTTCTTCTCTGCTTTTTTTGGGCTGCGGCATCGCTTCGCGCCGAGGGGAACGAGATCCGGATCGGGCCCCATGACCCTTGGACCCGCAGCGACATCCTCCTGCCGGAGGAGTTCCTGGCGCAAAAAGGATCGGGAAGCTCTTCCTATCTGGTCTGCCACGTCGGCTTCCGTTTTCTCTATATGGCGGGCCATATCCCGGGAGCGATCTACGTCGGCGCCGGCAAGGATTCCGACGGGATCGAAGCCCTCCGAAATGCCGTATCGGCGCTGCCCAGGGATCGGAGGATCCTCCTCTACTGCGGCTGCTGTCCGCTGGATGTCTGCCCGAATCTCCGCCCCGCTTTCCAGACCGTCCGGAAGCTCGGATTCGCAAACGCCAAAATCCTTTACCTCCCCCACGACTTCGCCGAGGACTGGATCCGCAAGGGATATCCGACCGAAAAAGGCCGATGA
- a CDS encoding helix-turn-helix domain-containing protein — MDSERDSQLPYMVHGNRRPHGDSVVRKAQELLSQDLAEPMALPQLAAACGVSPRTLLRRFRTALGRSPGEYLQELRIEKAKDLLERTDRTVEEIVAAVGYDDSRSFRRLFRHRMGISPKRYRRRYTLFPAGCKEEAAVRDTRCCQAPA, encoded by the coding sequence GTGGATTCCGAACGCGACTCCCAACTTCCCTACATGGTTCACGGAAACCGGCGGCCGCATGGGGATAGCGTGGTCCGGAAGGCGCAGGAGCTTCTTTCCCAAGACCTCGCGGAGCCGATGGCGCTCCCGCAACTGGCGGCCGCCTGCGGCGTCAGCCCCCGCACCCTCTTGCGCCGCTTCCGGACCGCCTTGGGCCGGAGCCCGGGGGAGTATCTGCAGGAATTGCGCATCGAGAAGGCCAAGGATCTCCTGGAAAGGACCGATCGCACCGTGGAGGAGATCGTCGCGGCAGTCGGCTACGACGACTCGCGGTCCTTTCGTCGCCTCTTCCGGCACCGAATGGGCATCTCGCCGAAACGCTACAGGCGCAGGTACACCCTATTTCCGGCCGGATGCAAGGAGGAAGCGGCGGTTCGCGACACACGCTGCTGCCAGGCGCCGGCATAG
- a CDS encoding MBL fold metallo-hydrolase, whose translation MLRLTILASGSSGNAALLEAGSRRWLVDAGLSSRRLEERLRAAGVEPSSLSGVFLTHEHADHARGLRVFLQRHSLPLYCNELTWLALGWQAKIDWRRMETAVRLDLGGMEIESFPVPHDAADPVGFLFHHPAGTIGVLTDLGYATRLVWEKMSRCRALLLEANHDPGLLQADSRRPWSVKQRILSRHGHLSNQSAAEIATELARHGLQEIILGHLSADCNRPELVEETVRSRLEEARLPSLSVHVWTEGAPVPPLCWG comes from the coding sequence ATGCTTCGGCTCACGATCCTCGCCAGCGGGAGCAGCGGAAACGCGGCACTGCTGGAAGCGGGGAGTCGCCGTTGGCTGGTCGATGCCGGGCTCAGCAGCCGCCGTCTGGAAGAGCGCCTCCGGGCGGCCGGAGTCGAGCCTTCGAGTCTTTCGGGGGTCTTCTTGACGCACGAGCATGCCGATCATGCCCGCGGTTTGCGCGTTTTTCTGCAACGCCACTCCCTGCCGTTGTATTGCAACGAATTGACCTGGCTTGCCCTCGGGTGGCAAGCGAAGATCGACTGGCGGCGCATGGAAACCGCCGTCCGGCTCGACTTGGGCGGGATGGAGATCGAGAGCTTCCCGGTTCCGCACGATGCGGCGGATCCCGTCGGCTTTCTCTTTCACCATCCCGCCGGAACGATCGGTGTCTTGACCGACCTAGGCTACGCCACGCGCTTGGTCTGGGAAAAGATGAGCCGCTGCCGGGCGCTCCTCTTGGAAGCCAATCATGATCCGGGGCTCTTGCAGGCCGATTCCCGGCGGCCCTGGTCGGTCAAGCAGCGGATCCTCTCGCGCCATGGCCATCTTTCCAACCAGAGCGCGGCGGAGATCGCCACGGAACTCGCACGCCACGGCCTCCAAGAGATTATCCTCGGCCATCTCAGTGCGGACTGCAACCGGCCGGAACTGGTGGAGGAGACCGTCCGGAGCCGGCTGGAGGAAGCCCGCCTCCCTTCCCTCTCGGTTCATGTCTGGACCGAGGGTGCGCCCGTCCCTCCCCTCTGCTGGGGATAA